One window from the genome of Synechococcus sp. PROS-7-1 encodes:
- a CDS encoding peptidase domain-containing ABC transporter: MSTVETLQGLLRRFEAFAHLSEGDLKLLSEQAQPFSCSTGQELLKADRMPEQVYAIVEGRGRLLHNDPGVRRPLTLALCHPGDLVGWAGLACNHPCEWLTASTPLKLIGIPADTFLALAESSDSLRAWVDRNNSPAEIITALEPSLRKRPHADPDEREVLRRLLPHMQVIQARGLRRLPAETPEAIWLWDSLPCADQAADIRIGEPVDPKQLAALAENQSLRLLRIDAEAWERELSPPLESPDVVNQISSTNLWQGDRYADMAAPEPTGAITTSTPSAADGSGLGPKLDRLPVRTGIGPVAQALACIDMLCAFHGMPFRRDVLERITKEKLRDRPASLQSMGELLSFASFRVNQVDIAVHQIHRASTPCVALVQNQPTVLYKVVAGEVLGVIPEFGRVRFPVSELGAPNEGLRMLVVTPGADSQRRKLGFGWFLPQLRKYRRSLIEVLVASLILQLLTLANPLIIQQIIDKVIAQQNLDTLYVLGMLLLIVSVFQGLLGALRTYLFADTTNRIDIALGGEVIQHLLRLPLRYFDKRPVGELQTRLGELANIRGFLTGTAITLLLDSVFSVIYIGVMVAYSGVLTVVSLGVVPLFLGLTLLASPIIRSQLRKAAEKNAVTQSQLVEALNGVQTIKAQNAEMNMRWRWQRNYSAFMSESFRTLLIGVSTGTAGSFLNELTGLLTLWVGAFLVIKGELTIGQLIAFRIISGYVVGPLLRLATSWQSFQGVALSIERLSDVVDAKAEGETESGDQLPLPPVAGEVSFQGVDFRFNEGAPYVVKNVSFSVPAGSFAGIVGRSGSGKSTIMKLLPRLYEPEAGRILIDGYDINKLELSSIRRQIGIVPQDSLLFDGTVRENITLTAPEATSEEITYAAKVACAHDFIMELPQGYGSRVGERGSALSGGQRQRIAIARAVLQRPRLLILDEATSALDYITERQVCLNLKKAFEGSTVFFITHRLSTIRAADVILMMDQGSLVEQGSHAELLEQEGRYFALYTQQDTGLD, from the coding sequence ATGAGCACCGTCGAAACACTCCAAGGCCTGCTTCGTCGTTTCGAAGCCTTCGCCCATCTGAGCGAGGGCGATCTCAAACTGCTCAGTGAGCAAGCCCAACCGTTCTCCTGCAGCACCGGCCAGGAGTTGCTCAAAGCCGATCGCATGCCCGAGCAGGTGTACGCGATCGTGGAGGGGCGGGGCCGACTCCTGCACAACGACCCGGGCGTGCGCCGCCCGCTCACCTTGGCGCTGTGCCATCCCGGTGACCTGGTGGGCTGGGCTGGCCTGGCCTGCAATCATCCCTGTGAGTGGCTGACCGCCTCAACGCCCTTGAAACTGATCGGCATTCCCGCCGACACCTTCCTCGCCCTGGCTGAGTCGTCCGACTCCCTGAGAGCCTGGGTGGATCGCAACAATTCTCCGGCCGAAATCATCACGGCCCTCGAACCCTCCCTACGCAAGCGCCCTCACGCTGACCCCGACGAACGGGAGGTGCTGCGGCGGCTGTTGCCCCACATGCAGGTGATCCAGGCCCGAGGACTTCGCCGGTTGCCAGCTGAAACGCCAGAAGCGATCTGGCTTTGGGACAGTCTCCCCTGCGCAGACCAGGCCGCAGACATCCGCATCGGTGAGCCGGTGGATCCAAAGCAGCTGGCGGCCTTGGCCGAGAACCAATCCCTGCGTCTGCTGCGCATCGATGCGGAGGCCTGGGAGCGGGAGTTGAGCCCTCCTCTGGAATCTCCGGATGTAGTGAATCAGATCAGTAGCACCAACCTCTGGCAGGGCGATCGCTATGCCGACATGGCCGCGCCTGAACCCACCGGCGCCATCACCACCAGCACCCCATCCGCCGCTGATGGCAGCGGGCTGGGCCCCAAACTCGATCGCCTGCCCGTGCGCACGGGCATTGGTCCGGTGGCCCAGGCCCTGGCCTGCATCGACATGCTGTGTGCCTTCCACGGCATGCCGTTCCGCCGCGATGTGCTGGAACGCATCACCAAGGAAAAACTGCGCGACCGGCCCGCGAGTTTGCAAAGCATGGGCGAGCTGCTCAGCTTCGCCAGCTTCCGGGTGAACCAGGTGGACATCGCCGTGCATCAGATCCACCGTGCCAGTACGCCCTGTGTGGCCCTGGTTCAGAACCAACCCACCGTTCTTTACAAGGTGGTGGCCGGTGAAGTTCTCGGCGTGATCCCGGAGTTCGGGCGGGTGCGCTTTCCCGTGTCGGAACTGGGAGCACCGAATGAGGGCCTCAGGATGCTGGTGGTCACACCCGGAGCTGATTCCCAGCGCCGCAAGTTGGGTTTCGGCTGGTTCCTCCCCCAACTGCGCAAATACCGGCGCAGCCTGATCGAAGTGCTGGTGGCCTCGCTGATCCTGCAGCTGCTCACCCTGGCCAACCCACTGATCATCCAGCAGATCATCGACAAGGTGATCGCTCAGCAGAACCTCGACACGCTCTACGTGCTGGGGATGCTTCTGCTGATTGTATCTGTGTTTCAGGGACTGCTTGGTGCCCTGCGCACCTATCTCTTCGCCGACACCACCAATCGCATCGACATCGCCCTCGGCGGCGAAGTGATCCAGCACCTGCTGCGGCTGCCCTTGCGCTACTTCGACAAGCGACCGGTGGGTGAACTGCAGACGCGGCTCGGTGAGCTCGCCAACATCCGGGGCTTCCTCACCGGCACCGCCATCACCCTGCTGCTGGATTCGGTGTTCTCCGTGATCTACATCGGCGTGATGGTGGCTTACAGCGGCGTGCTCACCGTGGTGTCGCTGGGTGTAGTGCCGTTATTTCTGGGACTCACCTTGCTGGCCTCACCGATCATCCGCAGCCAGTTGCGCAAGGCGGCGGAAAAAAATGCCGTCACCCAGAGCCAGCTGGTGGAAGCCCTCAATGGTGTGCAAACGATCAAGGCGCAGAACGCCGAGATGAACATGCGTTGGCGCTGGCAGCGCAACTACTCCGCCTTCATGAGCGAAAGCTTCCGCACCCTGCTGATCGGGGTGAGCACAGGAACCGCGGGCAGCTTTCTCAACGAACTCACCGGCCTGCTCACCCTCTGGGTGGGGGCCTTCCTGGTGATCAAGGGCGAGCTGACGATCGGCCAGCTGATCGCCTTCCGGATCATTTCCGGTTATGTGGTGGGCCCGCTGCTGCGCCTGGCCACCTCATGGCAGAGCTTTCAAGGGGTGGCGCTCTCGATTGAACGTCTCAGCGATGTGGTGGATGCCAAGGCCGAAGGCGAAACCGAGTCGGGAGATCAATTGCCCCTGCCGCCTGTGGCCGGAGAGGTGAGCTTCCAAGGCGTGGATTTCCGCTTCAACGAAGGGGCTCCCTACGTGGTGAAAAATGTGAGTTTCAGCGTTCCCGCCGGTTCATTTGCTGGAATCGTGGGCCGCAGCGGCAGCGGCAAGAGCACGATCATGAAGCTGCTGCCGCGGTTGTATGAGCCTGAAGCAGGCAGGATTCTGATCGACGGCTACGACATCAACAAGCTGGAGCTGAGCTCGATCCGCCGGCAGATCGGCATCGTCCCCCAGGACAGCCTTCTGTTCGATGGCACAGTGCGCGAGAACATCACGCTCACCGCGCCGGAGGCCACCAGCGAAGAAATCACCTATGCCGCCAAGGTGGCCTGCGCCCACGACTTCATCATGGAGTTGCCCCAGGGCTACGGCAGCCGGGTGGGCGAACGGGGCAGCGCGCTTTCTGGCGGACAACGCCAGCGCATCGCCATCGCCCGCGCCGTGCTGCAACGCCCGCGGCTGCTGATCCTCGATGAGGCCACCAGCGCTCTTGACTACATCACGGAGCGTCAGGTATGCCTCAATCTGAAAAAAGCCTTCGAGGGCAGCACCGTTTTCTTCATCACCCACAGGTTGTCAACCATCCGCGCCGCGGACGTGATCCTGATGATGGATCAGGGGTCGCTCGTGGAACAAGGAAGCCACGCCGAACTCCTCGAGCAGGAAGGTCGTTACTTCGCCCTCTACACCCAGCAGGACACCGGCCTTGACTGA
- a CDS encoding peptidylprolyl isomerase produces MQWQHWTIEDEALQGLIRRQELAPTLLKRCIEEEITALVNLSDACLDDLEQRFREQQSLQSDEDLQAWLERKHWSQEDLLLHLARPEALKCFSEQRFGPGLEEHFLTRKSNLDTALYSLLRVRDPGLARELWIQISEGEISFADAAAQHSDGPEASSRGLLGPMALGDLQPELAERLRHMQPGDLRPPEALGPWVLLLRLEKLTPARLDEGMRQRLLQEQLDQWLQARCQAVLEGEQPEELHYDPSP; encoded by the coding sequence ATGCAGTGGCAACACTGGACCATCGAGGACGAAGCCCTGCAGGGCCTGATCCGCCGTCAGGAGCTGGCCCCCACCCTGCTCAAACGCTGCATCGAAGAAGAGATCACGGCGCTTGTGAACCTCAGCGATGCTTGCCTCGACGATCTGGAACAGCGGTTCCGTGAGCAGCAGTCGCTGCAGAGCGACGAGGATCTCCAGGCCTGGCTGGAACGCAAACACTGGAGCCAGGAGGATCTGCTCCTCCATCTCGCCCGTCCAGAAGCGTTGAAATGCTTCTCGGAGCAGCGCTTCGGGCCGGGCCTGGAAGAGCATTTCCTCACCCGCAAAAGCAACCTCGACACCGCGCTCTATTCCCTGCTGCGCGTGCGCGATCCCGGGCTGGCCAGGGAGCTCTGGATTCAGATCAGTGAAGGGGAGATCAGCTTTGCCGATGCCGCTGCCCAGCACAGCGATGGTCCTGAAGCCAGCAGCCGTGGCCTGCTGGGGCCCATGGCACTGGGTGATCTGCAACCGGAACTGGCTGAGCGACTGCGCCACATGCAACCCGGAGACCTCAGGCCCCCTGAAGCCCTCGGCCCCTGGGTGCTGCTGCTGCGCCTGGAGAAACTCACCCCGGCACGCCTGGATGAGGGCATGCGCCAACGCCTGCTGCAGGAGCAGCTGGATCAGTGGCTGCAGGCGCGCTGCCAGGCCGTTCTCGAGGGTGAGCAGCCCGAGGAGTTGCATTACGATCCATCCCCATGA
- a CDS encoding tetratricopeptide repeat protein: protein MGPGDCLLALSEGSLKAETALNQARAELDQEHASAEWAVVASAALWMLKRFQEGYELHRSFSSHLQNDGNAWLIAGLCARKLANHHQEAEQALLRATSLLPERSDAHYNLGNHYSDLDQYDKAVLAYERSLALDANGAQVWHNYGIALRERDRLDEAEMALQNSLQLDPCNADVWCNFGLIAHAREHFDLAKRCYLQSIQVDQHHAEGWVNVGMALLEELKPEEALEALQRGSALDPSSPEAVFNMALTLLLLGDYDEGWRLYETRFTTKQFSGKQPPCSGPWVLTMEQLQALAREQRRCLVWTEQGLGDVIQFLRYLPILQALGVSFVFATRRTLIPLVQEWGPPGLTVCDDTALDEDLKTAPHLALLSLPRLLRTTLSTIPSATPYLRPPGPPPAQLLVPAPPGGIAVGLVWASNPGNKAMYRQKSLPLKLLLPRLLPALSNDLIELHSLQVGSDADELAPYQHLEGLVDWNGRLDHFGDTAHVVSQLDLVISVDTAVAHLAAALDLPTWVLLPNNADFRWLRDRSDSPWYSSMRLFRQPKRHDWSSAIDGVVDALGEVLGLDLNALAQEVR, encoded by the coding sequence GTGGGGCCTGGAGACTGCCTGCTTGCTCTTTCTGAAGGCTCCCTGAAGGCCGAGACGGCCCTCAACCAAGCCCGTGCAGAGCTTGATCAGGAGCATGCATCGGCCGAATGGGCCGTGGTGGCCTCCGCCGCTCTCTGGATGCTGAAGCGTTTCCAGGAGGGCTACGAACTGCACCGCAGCTTCAGCAGCCATCTCCAGAACGACGGCAATGCCTGGCTCATCGCCGGCCTCTGCGCCCGCAAGCTGGCCAACCACCACCAAGAAGCGGAACAGGCCCTGCTGCGCGCCACCAGCCTGCTGCCCGAGCGCAGCGACGCCCACTACAACCTGGGCAATCACTACAGCGACCTGGATCAGTACGACAAGGCCGTGCTCGCCTATGAACGCAGCCTCGCGCTCGATGCCAATGGAGCACAGGTTTGGCACAACTACGGCATCGCCCTGCGCGAACGGGACCGGCTGGATGAAGCCGAAATGGCCCTGCAGAACAGCCTGCAGTTGGATCCCTGCAACGCCGATGTGTGGTGCAATTTCGGGCTGATTGCCCATGCACGCGAACACTTCGACCTGGCCAAACGCTGTTATTTGCAATCGATCCAGGTGGACCAGCACCACGCCGAAGGCTGGGTGAATGTGGGCATGGCCCTGCTGGAGGAACTGAAGCCGGAGGAAGCGCTCGAAGCTCTGCAACGCGGCAGCGCCCTCGATCCAAGCTCACCGGAAGCGGTGTTCAACATGGCCCTCACCCTGCTCTTGCTGGGCGACTACGACGAAGGTTGGCGGCTGTACGAAACGCGCTTCACCACCAAACAATTCAGCGGCAAACAACCCCCCTGCAGCGGGCCCTGGGTGTTGACCATGGAGCAGCTGCAGGCGCTGGCCCGTGAGCAGCGCCGTTGCCTGGTGTGGACCGAACAGGGACTGGGGGACGTGATTCAGTTCCTGCGTTACCTGCCGATCCTGCAGGCGCTGGGGGTGTCGTTTGTGTTTGCCACTCGCCGCACCCTGATCCCGCTTGTGCAGGAATGGGGACCTCCAGGCCTCACAGTGTGCGATGACACAGCCCTCGATGAAGACCTGAAAACAGCCCCGCACCTGGCCCTGCTCAGCCTGCCCCGGCTCCTGCGCACCACGCTCAGCACCATCCCTTCAGCAACCCCCTACCTAAGGCCGCCAGGCCCACCTCCAGCCCAGCTGCTGGTGCCAGCTCCCCCAGGGGGGATCGCCGTGGGCCTGGTGTGGGCCAGCAATCCCGGCAACAAGGCGATGTATCGCCAAAAGAGCCTGCCCCTCAAACTGCTCCTGCCCAGACTGTTGCCAGCTCTGAGCAACGACCTGATCGAATTGCACAGCCTGCAGGTGGGCAGCGATGCGGATGAACTGGCTCCTTACCAGCACCTGGAGGGGCTCGTAGACTGGAACGGACGCCTGGATCACTTCGGCGACACCGCCCATGTGGTGAGCCAGCTGGATCTGGTGATCAGCGTGGATACCGCCGTGGCCCACCTGGCTGCAGCCCTGGATCTGCCCACCTGGGTGTTACTCCCCAACAATGCCGACTTCCGCTGGTTGCGGGATCGCTCGGATTCCCCTTGGTACAGCAGCATGCGCCTGTTCCGCCAACCCAAACGCCACGACTGGAGCAGCGCCATCGATGGGGTGGTGGACGCCCTAGGCGAGGTGCTCGGCCTCGATCTCAACGCCCTGGCCCAGGAGGTGCGCTGA
- a CDS encoding glycosyltransferase family 41 protein: MNAAQLRQQAVEAHRAGHWHEAEQAYLQLMAEAPAADLAANYGSLLRSQGRLDAAEAHYGRALAAFPDDVHLLCNACNLLRDQGKAAITVDLLQQALQRSSGNHDLTKALALSLHHCDRVDEALQLLPRLVSAQPGCSELRLEYGACLAKRDAPREAIAQFREALAIAPNDPRALANLIILLAEQGGLQEARTALERGDVDQESPRMLGARAQLLMSEGDAEGALALHQRLTGLEPAVADHWLNVAACHKELRRMVAPTQALRQAVRLAPERPDLQLALGSLLVEQGHSAEGLRLLQGTLDQPGLKDEPFTVHQFITAGHRLLPAEQLRQEVERWEQRRALPLQEIWQDRIRDPDPQRRLRVGFLSADFSKHPVGRFMAPLLEAHDPEQLELVGLSCGRLQDHFTERIRAACSSWHELRFGRDEEVARLLADLQLDVIVELGGYTAQQRLRPLTARPAPIQLSYLGYPASTYLRCIDGWIGDAACFGPAQLHERGVNEQLLVLPRAYLAYPQPEEAPLPERTAADQRFRFGSFNHSRKLGDGCLDRFVAVLQAVPDSVLVLKSTTFEEQAERDRIQGRLMQRGLAPERLELLPRSVDQSAHLASYGQVDVALDTWPYSGTTTSCEALWMGVPVLTVMGQVMVERQTASVLAAAGLGSAISRSLEEMVQKARLAAAQGPRDQPQRLALRAHVAASDLADSASLARAMEALYRQLWQRRSYAARL, from the coding sequence ATGAACGCGGCCCAGCTGCGTCAGCAGGCTGTGGAAGCCCATCGGGCGGGCCACTGGCACGAGGCTGAGCAGGCTTATCTCCAGTTGATGGCCGAGGCGCCCGCCGCTGATCTCGCTGCCAATTACGGCAGCCTGCTGCGCTCCCAGGGCCGGCTGGATGCCGCGGAGGCTCATTACGGCAGGGCCTTGGCGGCCTTCCCCGATGATGTGCATCTGCTCTGTAATGCCTGCAATCTGCTGCGCGATCAGGGCAAGGCCGCCATCACCGTTGATCTTTTGCAGCAGGCACTGCAACGCAGCAGCGGCAACCACGATCTGACCAAGGCACTGGCGCTGTCGTTGCATCACTGCGATCGCGTGGATGAGGCGTTGCAACTGCTGCCACGCTTGGTCTCCGCGCAGCCGGGCTGCTCGGAACTTCGCCTGGAATATGGCGCCTGCCTGGCCAAACGCGACGCACCCCGGGAGGCCATCGCCCAGTTCCGTGAAGCCTTGGCCATCGCTCCCAACGATCCCCGGGCGCTGGCGAATCTGATCATTCTGCTTGCGGAGCAGGGCGGCCTTCAGGAGGCCCGCACCGCGCTCGAACGCGGTGATGTGGATCAAGAGTCTCCGCGCATGCTCGGGGCCCGGGCTCAATTGTTGATGAGCGAAGGCGATGCGGAGGGTGCCCTGGCACTTCACCAACGCCTCACCGGCCTGGAGCCGGCGGTGGCGGACCACTGGCTGAATGTGGCGGCCTGCCACAAGGAGCTGCGGCGCATGGTGGCGCCAACCCAGGCGCTGCGCCAGGCCGTGCGCCTGGCCCCGGAACGGCCGGACCTCCAGCTGGCGCTTGGCAGTTTGCTGGTGGAGCAGGGCCACAGCGCCGAAGGCTTGCGCCTGTTGCAGGGCACCCTGGATCAGCCCGGGCTCAAGGATGAGCCGTTCACGGTGCATCAGTTCATCACGGCTGGCCATCGCCTGCTTCCCGCCGAGCAGTTGCGCCAGGAGGTGGAGCGCTGGGAACAGCGCAGGGCGCTGCCCTTGCAAGAGATCTGGCAAGACCGCATCCGCGATCCTGATCCCCAGCGCCGCTTGCGAGTGGGATTTCTTTCGGCTGATTTCTCCAAGCATCCGGTGGGGCGCTTCATGGCGCCCCTGCTGGAGGCCCACGATCCTGAACAGTTGGAGCTGGTGGGCCTCTCCTGCGGGCGCCTGCAGGATCACTTCACCGAGCGCATCCGGGCTGCCTGCTCCAGTTGGCATGAGCTGCGCTTCGGCAGGGATGAGGAAGTGGCGCGCTTGCTGGCCGATCTTCAGCTGGATGTGATCGTGGAGCTGGGGGGCTACACCGCCCAGCAGCGCCTGCGGCCGCTCACGGCCCGTCCGGCTCCGATTCAGCTCAGTTATCTGGGCTATCCCGCCAGCACCTACCTGCGCTGTATCGATGGTTGGATTGGTGACGCCGCCTGTTTTGGCCCTGCTCAGTTGCACGAGCGTGGTGTGAACGAGCAGTTGCTGGTTCTGCCCCGGGCCTACCTGGCCTATCCGCAGCCGGAGGAGGCTCCCCTGCCGGAGCGCACCGCTGCCGATCAGCGCTTTCGCTTCGGCAGTTTCAACCACAGCCGCAAGCTCGGGGATGGCTGCCTCGATCGTTTCGTGGCTGTGTTGCAGGCTGTGCCTGACAGCGTGCTGGTGCTCAAGAGCACCACCTTTGAAGAACAGGCTGAACGGGACCGGATCCAGGGGCGGTTGATGCAGCGGGGTCTTGCTCCGGAACGCCTGGAGCTGCTGCCCCGCAGCGTTGATCAGTCCGCCCACCTGGCCAGCTACGGCCAGGTGGATGTGGCCCTCGACACCTGGCCCTACAGCGGCACCACCACCAGCTGTGAGGCTCTGTGGATGGGGGTGCCGGTGTTGACTGTGATGGGTCAGGTGATGGTGGAACGGCAGACCGCCTCCGTGCTCGCTGCCGCTGGCCTGGGTTCGGCGATCAGCCGCAGCCTCGAGGAGATGGTGCAGAAAGCCCGTTTGGCGGCAGCCCAGGGTCCGCGCGATCAGCCGCAACGACTGGCTTTACGCGCACACGTGGCCGCGTCCGATCTGGCAGACAGTGCCTCCCTGGCCCGGGCCATGGAGGCGCTTTATCGCCAGCTCTGGCAGCGGCGGTCTTACGCCGCCAGGCTCTGA